In one window of Romboutsia hominis DNA:
- the dut gene encoding dUTP diphosphatase — MYTLKIKKLHDDAIIPNFAHKGDAGMDLYSIEEVVIPASESRLIKTGISIALPKNTEAQVRPRSGLALKHSVTVLNTPGTIDEGYRGEIGVILINHGKEDFTVNKNMKIAQMVVKPIYDINILEVNDLDDTERGNGGFGSTGY, encoded by the coding sequence ATGTATACATTAAAAATAAAGAAATTACATGATGATGCAATAATACCAAATTTCGCTCACAAAGGAGATGCTGGTATGGATTTATATTCTATAGAAGAAGTGGTTATTCCTGCTTCAGAATCTAGACTTATAAAAACAGGAATAAGTATAGCACTTCCTAAAAATACAGAAGCTCAAGTTAGACCAAGAAGTGGATTAGCACTTAAACATTCTGTAACAGTACTAAATACGCCAGGAACTATAGATGAAGGGTATAGAGGCGAAATAGGTGTAATACTTATAAACCATGGTAAAGAAGATTTCACAGTAAATAAAAACATGAAGATAGCTCAAATGGTAGTTAAACCTATATATGATATAAATATATTAGAAGTTAATGATTTAGATGACACTGAAAGAGGAAATGGTGGATTTGGATCAACTGGATATTAG